A window of Persicobacter psychrovividus contains these coding sequences:
- a CDS encoding SMI1/KNR4 family protein yields the protein MAIDEFELKIQIQLPVSIVKFLYEIKGREPEKDVFECKIDSEYSMEVSIEYFMSLDEIISSFHYIGEKLRRYKVLPIAQSLGSPLICVGFDISNLGKIFVLDDGFGLIFQSNDLNSFLSSLKSEEL from the coding sequence ATGGCTATCGATGAGTTTGAATTAAAAATTCAAATTCAATTACCCGTATCAATAGTCAAATTTTTATATGAAATTAAAGGTCGTGAACCTGAAAAGGATGTTTTTGAATGTAAAATTGATAGTGAATATTCTATGGAAGTTAGCATAGAGTATTTTATGAGCTTAGACGAAATCATTTCCTCTTTTCACTATATAGGTGAAAAATTACGGAGGTATAAGGTTCTACCAATCGCTCAATCTTTAGGAAGTCCATTAATTTGCGTCGGATTTGACATTAGTAATTTAGGGAAGATATTCGTTTTAGATGATGGGTTTGGACTAATTTTTCAAAGCAATGATTTAAATAGTTTCCTTAGTTCATTAAAAAGTGAGGAGCTTTAG
- a CDS encoding C45 family autoproteolytic acyltransferase/hydolase, producing the protein MKNIKITTALLAILFGISLGAFATKKSKETVSIPTVEVRGGVYYLELDAVTPYNRGIQHGTAMKLVIKKTLSQFENWLRNYANTQDPDQMIKNFVKSTGHVASVKKDLPDLYSEMKGIADGAEVDFNKLFVYQSFDELFLYLIKSGQVAINEGHCTTTGIFNRSSQPNYVTHNNDIPIYHEGAVTVLKIKYPNSDLEILQQTFAGQIGQNGVNNYGVSVGVNTIADLPTTSYGIPVSFKVRKILESKNTEQAYQFLKNTSAGTAMNFMIGDREKVIAVETWEQNAKILAQTGEGFNVHTNHSLQEDAPVTFKMDPSSGGGSYSYTQQRYALVKKTLQQCSDTIGFEGVRALKMTKPILVYPGSPTGRTIMCMIVEIPKKGKPTLYTTPDSPNLHEHVKFEF; encoded by the coding sequence ATGAAAAATATAAAAATTACTACCGCGCTATTAGCCATATTATTTGGGATATCTCTGGGTGCCTTCGCCACCAAAAAGTCAAAAGAAACTGTTTCAATACCTACTGTGGAAGTCCGAGGTGGCGTGTATTATTTGGAACTTGACGCTGTTACGCCATACAATAGAGGAATTCAGCATGGAACAGCTATGAAATTGGTCATTAAAAAAACACTATCTCAGTTTGAAAACTGGTTAAGGAATTACGCCAATACACAAGACCCAGATCAAATGATCAAAAATTTTGTCAAGAGTACAGGTCATGTCGCCTCAGTAAAAAAGGATTTGCCCGACCTGTATTCAGAAATGAAAGGAATCGCTGATGGTGCTGAGGTCGATTTTAACAAATTGTTTGTTTATCAGAGCTTTGACGAACTATTTCTCTACCTGATCAAGTCAGGTCAGGTGGCCATAAATGAAGGTCATTGTACGACCACGGGGATCTTCAACAGGTCCTCACAGCCAAACTATGTGACCCATAATAATGACATTCCAATCTATCATGAGGGTGCCGTGACCGTTCTAAAAATTAAGTATCCAAACTCAGATCTTGAGATTCTTCAGCAAACCTTTGCTGGGCAGATTGGTCAAAATGGAGTGAACAATTATGGTGTGAGCGTGGGCGTCAATACCATTGCTGATCTACCAACAACAAGCTATGGGATCCCTGTTTCTTTCAAGGTGAGAAAAATCCTTGAGAGTAAAAATACCGAACAGGCCTATCAGTTTCTTAAAAATACCAGTGCGGGAACCGCAATGAACTTTATGATAGGTGATCGTGAAAAGGTGATTGCTGTCGAGACATGGGAACAAAATGCAAAAATCCTCGCCCAAACAGGGGAAGGATTCAACGTACACACCAACCATAGTTTGCAGGAAGACGCGCCAGTAACTTTTAAAATGGATCCTTCTTCTGGTGGTGGAAGTTACAGTTACACCCAACAGAGATATGCATTAGTCAAAAAAACTTTGCAGCAATGTAGTGACACTATTGGATTTGAAGGGGTCAGAGCTTTAAAAATGACGAAGCCAATTTTGGTTTATCCAGGATCGCCAACCGGCCGTACCATTATGTGTATGATTGTTGAAATACCAAAGAAGGGAAAACCAACACTTTACACCACCCCAGACTCACCTAACTTGCATGAGCACGTAAAATTTGAGTTTTGA
- a CDS encoding DUF4421 family protein: MIIVQKNLMAHQEYYNNLDRLLMKAKDKGYFLYAERLFISPKQDTINWKLRRMYGFLPNREGYAHRLKILLDRGYQLSNKKHKTIMIPASISAAEIVKAYEQKFGKIILTTEDTATAFPAKIKHPLPKSQVQQALEQVRLDEIKKVRNLTEQNKFVYVANERLIALSDDFLKQVYQLEAQEKLRKISTAKNKNFIQPLSADSLRRTDDEHLKVGGAIDNMDAYAVIKASMYENTEMFSVNNGNGDFLMFPNARTHIKLSAAYKAVTLGFSFIPTFAQSASNIEEKGTSNGLDFSISIVKDNWFHDFRLRYVEGFFLDNSLSDALMDNGPKFIKKPNYEYAALEGLTGYKFNKRFSLKALTNQTERQLKSAGSFMASVNYRYYATSDPSDSLKLADLSRSRNFELGASLGYYYTLVISKRIYLSAGFAPGIGVVQSWMHLDSGNGQTEFRREAAPLVRIDGRTTLGYNGERFFAGMYSQFSNGTFLNASPIVNTDFRTVVQLFVGYRFNPPRLLRMINFKL, encoded by the coding sequence ATGATTATCGTGCAGAAAAACCTGATGGCGCATCAGGAATATTACAATAACCTTGACCGCCTGCTGATGAAGGCCAAAGACAAAGGTTACTTTCTTTATGCTGAAAGGCTGTTCATCAGCCCAAAGCAGGATACCATCAACTGGAAACTGCGCAGAATGTACGGTTTTTTACCCAACCGTGAAGGTTACGCCCACCGGTTAAAAATATTGCTCGACAGGGGTTATCAGCTTTCCAACAAAAAGCATAAAACGATCATGATTCCTGCAAGCATTTCCGCAGCGGAAATCGTGAAAGCCTATGAACAGAAATTTGGAAAAATTATCCTCACCACTGAAGATACGGCCACGGCCTTTCCTGCTAAGATCAAACACCCACTCCCAAAATCGCAAGTTCAGCAAGCACTTGAACAGGTGCGACTTGACGAGATCAAGAAAGTACGAAACCTGACTGAGCAGAATAAATTTGTTTATGTAGCCAATGAGCGACTCATTGCCCTGAGTGATGATTTTCTCAAGCAGGTGTATCAGCTCGAAGCGCAGGAAAAGCTGCGTAAGATCAGTACGGCAAAAAATAAAAATTTTATTCAGCCGCTATCAGCAGACTCCCTCCGCAGGACGGATGATGAACACCTGAAGGTGGGTGGCGCCATTGATAATATGGATGCCTACGCCGTGATAAAAGCCTCGATGTACGAAAATACGGAGATGTTTTCGGTCAATAATGGTAATGGCGATTTCCTGATGTTCCCCAATGCCCGAACGCACATCAAACTTTCTGCCGCCTATAAAGCGGTTACGCTCGGCTTTTCGTTCATCCCCACCTTTGCGCAATCGGCGAGTAATATTGAAGAAAAAGGCACTTCAAATGGCCTTGATTTCAGTATCAGCATTGTAAAAGATAACTGGTTTCATGATTTCAGGCTGCGCTATGTCGAGGGCTTTTTCCTTGATAACAGCCTCAGCGATGCCTTGATGGACAATGGCCCGAAATTCATCAAAAAGCCCAATTACGAATATGCGGCCCTCGAAGGGCTCACGGGCTATAAATTCAACAAACGGTTTTCACTCAAGGCACTCACCAACCAAACCGAACGACAACTGAAAAGTGCTGGCTCGTTTATGGCATCGGTCAACTATCGGTATTACGCCACAAGCGACCCTTCCGACAGCCTGAAACTGGCCGATTTGAGCAGGAGCAGAAACTTCGAGCTCGGTGCTTCTTTGGGGTACTATTACACGCTTGTCATCTCTAAGCGGATTTATCTGTCTGCTGGTTTTGCCCCAGGAATCGGCGTGGTTCAGTCGTGGATGCACCTTGATTCAGGCAATGGACAAACGGAATTCCGCAGGGAAGCGGCTCCGTTGGTGCGCATCGATGGCCGCACAACACTGGGCTACAACGGGGAACGCTTTTTTGCAGGGATGTATTCACAGTTCTCAAATGGTACTTTTTTAAATGCCAGCCCGATTGTCAATACCGATTTCAGAACGGTGGTACAGTTGTTCGTCGGCTACCGCTTCAATCCGCCAAGACTGTTAAGAATGATTAACTTTAAACTCTAA
- a CDS encoding ATP-binding protein: protein MSQLLPTAYFKNFKLSNTIALLLIGLIFPYIWFFHAGGASIYLSLFCAVMAVLFSGVIALNYFEKVTWAKFLTILFSTVTLSTFSMTFGGESLLFIYFFALVLMPIMFFSFEQKLLIVASYLCIFSGLITDTVYKVIAEDKMMTNELMWLIIGNICFCFILMSAYCYLIVRQKYHFNESLHEQNIELESTMAHRKAVEQELIDAREKAEEVSQAKENFLSSMSHELRTPLNAVIGITNLLIGATPRKDQIDNLNIMKFSADNLLMLINDILDYNKIIAGKMEIEAIPFNLADHLRKIKDSNAFKAAEQNNQINLLIGESVPATIISDPVRIVQVMNNLISNAIKFTENGNIDIRIFNPEPSLPGKITFEVQDQGIGISAENLGKIFKDFEQAESSTNRRFGGTGLGLPISKKLLQLMGSDMEVESEEGKGTKFFFTLEVEVTQEIFSVEKQRKEAVHNSSPLEGCRVLVVEDNLINVKVACQFLKKWGVIYEVAEDGQVAVEKTQQSVYDLILMDLHMPVMNGYEATAQIRTFNTTIPIIALTASAMVEVQQKVLSVGMNASVTKPFVPEVLKSTMISQLRDRQVFVEEKQPQEKVADKKTT from the coding sequence ATGTCTCAATTGCTACCCACTGCATATTTCAAAAATTTCAAATTAAGCAATACCATCGCGTTATTACTGATCGGGCTAATATTTCCCTATATCTGGTTTTTTCACGCAGGTGGAGCAAGTATTTACCTTTCCTTGTTTTGTGCCGTAATGGCGGTATTGTTTTCAGGGGTTATAGCACTGAATTATTTTGAAAAAGTAACTTGGGCCAAGTTCCTGACCATTTTATTTTCGACCGTTACGCTGTCTACTTTCAGCATGACTTTCGGAGGGGAAAGCCTTCTTTTCATCTACTTTTTTGCTTTGGTCTTGATGCCCATCATGTTTTTTTCCTTTGAACAGAAACTACTCATCGTTGCCTCTTATCTCTGTATTTTTTCAGGCCTGATTACTGACACTGTTTATAAGGTGATTGCTGAGGATAAAATGATGACGAATGAATTGATGTGGCTCATTATCGGCAACATTTGCTTTTGTTTTATTCTGATGAGTGCTTACTGTTATTTGATCGTCCGGCAGAAGTATCACTTTAATGAATCGCTTCATGAACAAAATATAGAGCTTGAAAGTACGATGGCGCACCGTAAAGCGGTAGAACAGGAACTTATTGATGCCCGCGAAAAAGCCGAAGAAGTATCCCAAGCGAAGGAAAATTTTCTGTCCTCGATGAGTCATGAACTGCGAACGCCCCTGAATGCCGTTATCGGAATCACCAACCTGCTTATTGGAGCCACCCCACGGAAGGATCAGATTGATAATTTGAACATCATGAAATTCTCCGCCGATAACCTGCTGATGCTCATCAATGATATTTTGGATTACAATAAAATTATTGCAGGCAAAATGGAAATTGAGGCCATCCCCTTTAACCTTGCTGATCATCTCCGCAAAATCAAAGATTCCAATGCTTTTAAGGCCGCCGAGCAAAATAACCAAATCAATCTTTTGATCGGGGAGTCTGTACCTGCCACCATTATCAGTGACCCTGTTCGGATTGTGCAGGTGATGAACAACCTGATCAGCAATGCCATAAAATTTACGGAAAATGGGAATATCGATATTCGGATTTTTAATCCCGAGCCCAGCCTGCCCGGTAAAATCACCTTCGAGGTGCAGGATCAGGGTATTGGTATTTCAGCAGAAAATTTAGGGAAAATTTTTAAGGATTTCGAGCAGGCGGAATCCAGTACCAACCGACGGTTTGGTGGTACGGGCCTCGGCCTTCCGATTTCCAAAAAATTGCTGCAATTGATGGGCAGTGATATGGAAGTGGAAAGCGAAGAAGGTAAGGGGACGAAATTTTTCTTTACCCTGGAAGTGGAAGTAACCCAGGAGATTTTTAGTGTGGAAAAGCAGCGCAAAGAGGCGGTGCACAACAGTAGCCCTTTGGAAGGCTGCCGTGTTTTGGTTGTTGAGGATAACCTGATTAATGTAAAAGTGGCCTGCCAGTTCCTGAAAAAGTGGGGCGTTATTTATGAGGTTGCCGAAGACGGGCAGGTGGCGGTGGAGAAAACGCAGCAAAGCGTTTATGATTTGATCCTGATGGATTTGCATATGCCCGTGATGAACGGTTATGAGGCAACGGCGCAAATCCGCACCTTCAATACCACCATTCCAATTATTGCCCTGACTGCCTCGGCTATGGTAGAGGTTCAGCAAAAAGTCCTTTCCGTAGGAATGAACGCCTCGGTTACCAAGCCTTTTGTGCCCGAGGTACTGAAAAGTACCATGATTAGCCAGCTCAGGGATCGACAGGTTTTCGTTGAAGAAAAGCAGCCTCAGGAGAAGGTAGCCGATAAAAAGACCACCTGA